The following coding sequences lie in one Fusarium poae strain DAOMC 252244 chromosome 1, whole genome shotgun sequence genomic window:
- a CDS encoding hypothetical protein (SECRETED:SignalP(1-19)~TransMembrane:1 (n7-18c26/27o455-479i)), with protein MALLKKLIAVLPLTSVVSAQSNKVWAAVAFVNHGEITPETQLRTVLTPEGAQQLWRQGTAFRARYIPNGVNDSDYENIQTAYLQDLKPDVIDNQELEIISQTDEWVSGSALAFMQGFYPPAPNAFDDNTGGEEIAVNLESSDNKTEYPLNGYQYPNVRIPSINDPEYTSVQGTSRCPAWYAEISANLTEHESLDNIYESSQNFYQDLFSTPPLKGTFDMKSVNLKNAYNLWQFVDYQYRHNETVHEELGNANGTLTLLNYYATKVERAANSYSDRPDDDSPLGVLYSIAGRTLAYKIMSQFRNNIRWGSSYNKLTFMFGSIEPIVSFISLSGLLTKDNEEQQPWSSLPEPGAALIFELFGDDTDSPGRMPSIDTLRVRMSYRASADADEPFRNQPIFKSGPDGIAYTRFIQIMAQLGTSPSQWCDICGPPLAPWCIDSNSDDDILGDDSSSLGPVIAGIIGAVIAFTAVALVVACLFVCGGLRIRRKQAPDAPPSTAAAVGGAAGGFKGPEKKDGDADVVVTKQGVHHERVGSWELRSPNEIPSQPQMSGVITKDFDAPRHRPMDDSDDDISVIGAAPVNARESI; from the exons ATGGCTCTTCTCAAGAAGCTCATCGCAGTCTTACCTCTCACATCTGTTGTCTCTGCGCAGTCAAACAAGGTCTGGGCTGCTGTCGCATTCGTCAACCATGGCGAAATCACTCCAGAAACTCAACTACGTACTGTCCTCACTCCCGAGGGCGCGCAGCAATTATGGCGACAAGGGACTGCGTTCCGTGCTCGCTATATTCCAAATGGTGTGAATGATTCAGACTATGAGAACATACAGACAGCATATCTTCAGGATCTTAAACCTGATGTGATTGACAACCAAGAGCTTGAAATCATCTCGCAAACAGATGAATGGGTATCTGGCAGTGCTTTGGCTTTCATGCAAGGCTTTTATCCACCCGCGCCCAACGCCTTTGACGACAATACCGGAGGTGAAGAAATAGCCGTGAATTTGGAATCCAGTGACAACAAGACAGAATATCCTCTCAACGGATATCAGTATCCCAATGTTCGCATTCCAAGTATCAATGACCCAGAATATACATC CGTACAAGGTACCTCGAGATGTCCAGCCTGGTATGCAGAAATATCAGCAAACCTGACAGAGCACGAATCCCTCGACAACATTTACGAATCAAGCCAGAACTTCTACCAAGACCTCTTCTCTACTCCGCCGCTCAAGGGTACATTCGACATGAAGTCAGTCAACCTCAAGAACGCCTACAATCTTTGGCAATTTGTCGATTATCAATATCGTCACAACGAAACTGTTCACGAGGAGCTAGGCAACGCAAATGGGACATTGACTCTTCTGAACTATTACGCTACTAAAGTAGAGCGCGCAGCGAATAGTTACTCTGACAGGCCTGACGATGACAGCCCACTAGGTGTCCTCTATTCCATCGCCGGACGCACCTTGGCGTACAAAATCATGTCACAGTTCAGGAACAACATCCGCTGGGGAAGTAGCTACAACAAACTCACATTCATGTTCGGCTCAATCGAGCCCATAGTCAGCTTCATCTCTCTCTCGGGTCTTCTCACGAAAGACAATGAAGAACAGCAACCATGGTCATCTCTCCCCGAGCCCGGTGCAGCACTTATCTTCGAGTTATTCGGTGATGATACGGACTCCCCTGGCCGAATGCCTTCAATAGACACCCTGAGAGTCAGAATGTCATATCGTGCTTCCGCAGATGCTGACGAGCCTTTCCGCAACCAGCCAATTTTCAAGTCTGGCCCTGATGGTATCGCATACACCCGCTTCATCCAGATCATGGCTCAGCTTGGAACGTCACCTAGTCAATGGTGCGATATCTGTGGCCCACCACTAGCTCCCTGGTGCATAGATTCTAACTCGGACGACGATATCTTGGGCGATGATTCTTCCTCGTTGGGCCCGGTTATAGCAGGCATCATCGGCGCAGTCATCGCATTCACTGCCGTGGCTCTCGTGGTAGCGTGCTTGTTCGTCTGTGGAGGTCTCCGAATTCGGCGTAAGCAGGCTCCAGATGCACCTCCAAGCACTGCTGCCGCCGTAGGAGGCGCTGCGGGAGGTTTTAAAGGACCAGAGAAGAAAGACGGCGACGCAGATGTGGTTGTGACGAAGCAGGGAGTCCACCATGAACGTGTTGGCAGCTGGGAACTCCGAAGTCCGAATGAGATACCCTCTCAGCCACAAATGTCTGGTGTTATAACCAAAGATTTCGACGCACCTCGACATCGACCAATGGACGACAGTGACGACGATATCAGCGTCATTGGAGCAGCACCAGTCAATGCGCGGGAGAGTATTTGA